In Luteitalea sp. TBR-22, one genomic interval encodes:
- a CDS encoding response regulator transcription factor, with the protein MRLLVVEDDPTISHFLVKGLREDQHLVDLAEDGEAGEAQALTGDYDAILLDVMLPVLDGFEVCRRLRAHGLDTPILMVTARDTVGDRVRGLDTGADDYLVKPFAFDEVVARLRALTRRGRTRSLTAVLQAGPLTLDQEAHQAAVDGVPVSLTATEYRLLEYLMRRAGTIVSRDQLAEHVWGGDYDPCSNLADVYVGYLRRKLAGTAAADRIRTIRGLGYMLTRGAS; encoded by the coding sequence ATGCGACTGCTCGTCGTCGAGGATGACCCCACGATCAGCCACTTCCTGGTGAAGGGCCTCCGCGAGGACCAACACCTGGTGGACCTGGCCGAGGATGGCGAGGCGGGCGAGGCCCAGGCCCTCACAGGCGACTACGACGCCATCCTGCTCGACGTGATGCTGCCGGTGCTCGACGGCTTCGAGGTGTGCCGTCGGCTGCGCGCCCACGGGCTGGACACGCCCATCCTGATGGTGACCGCGCGCGACACGGTCGGCGATCGCGTCCGCGGCCTGGACACCGGCGCCGACGACTACCTGGTCAAGCCGTTCGCCTTCGACGAGGTGGTGGCGCGCCTGCGCGCGCTCACCCGCCGGGGACGGACCCGCAGCCTGACGGCGGTGCTGCAGGCCGGCCCGCTCACCCTCGACCAGGAGGCGCACCAGGCGGCCGTCGACGGCGTGCCCGTGTCGCTCACCGCCACCGAGTACCGCCTGCTCGAGTACCTGATGCGCCGCGCCGGGACCATCGTGTCGCGCGACCAGCTGGCCGAGCACGTCTGGGGCGGCGACTACGATCCGTGCTCCAACCTCGCCGACGTGTACGTCGGCTACCTGCGTCGCAAGCTCGCCGGCACGGCCGCCGCCGACAGGATCCGCACCATCCGCGGCCTCGGCTACATGCTGACCCGCGGGGCGTCGTGA